A single window of Solanum dulcamara chromosome 5, daSolDulc1.2, whole genome shotgun sequence DNA harbors:
- the LOC129889738 gene encoding pentatricopeptide repeat-containing protein At3g29230-like has translation MAVRFKNSKQFLSPSSEYVTKFIKTQINLSKPTPKLWSDYDDAESFDPYNNGVHNRLTLSHPILRILDSCTLKLTQFNQVHAQLIVSGIFQHPLAAGRVMMKLCSSQSIFPHAVKIFENLENPDAFICNTIMKCYVNFDDPEKALVFYSDEMVKNGIFQNHYTFPILVKACADLGRVKEGEMIHAHVVKCGFELDLYTRNVLIHMYSVCCRIHDARKVFDLSSDSDLVTWNTMIDGYVKNGEVNLARYVFDVMPERDVISWNSMLSGYVGIGDMEAANLLFREMPSRDTVSWNCLLDGYARTGNVVAARAFFEQMDYRNVVSWTTLMALYVRLKYYTECLGLFDLMMQGRDVQPNEAILMSVLTACGHLGRLDRGKWIHSYIRYSGSINSDMLLSTALLTMYAKCSEIDLAKEVFAGMPEKSVVTWNSMIMGYGIHGHGEEALETFLEMEKSGVRPNDATFICVLSACTHSGMVLEGWWYFNVMTRVYRIEPKVEHYGCMIDLLGRTGLMRDFEDLIKNMPMDSGPALWGALLSACKTHSNMELGEIIAKRLIERDPEDIGSYVLLSNIYAAQERWDDVEKVRKMIVVNGIRKEAGSSLVQFVNSDMWCFPENVSVHKRVMMCSMLSEMGAQIKSQSDR, from the coding sequence ATGGCAGTTAGATTCAAAAATTCCAAGCAGTTTCTCTCCCCTTCTTCAGAATACGTTACCAAGTTCATCAAAACCCAAATTAACCTTTCAAAACCCACTCCAAAACTCTGGTCTGATTATGATGATGCTGAATCTTTTGACCCATACAACAATGGTGTACATAATAGATTGACATTAAGTCACCCCATTTTACGAATTTTAGATTCTTGCACCCTGAAATTGACACAATTTAATCAAGTACATGCCCAGCTCATTGTTTCAGGTATCTTTCAACACCCTTTAGCTGCAGGTCGAGTTATGATGAAACTTTGCTCTTCACAATCCATTTTTCCTCATGCTGTAAAGATTTTTGAGAATCTTGAAAACCCAGACGCTTTTATTTGTAATACAATAATGAAATGTTATGTGAATTTCGATGACCCGGAAAAGGCTTTGGTGTTTTACTCTGATGAGATGGTGAAAAATGGGATCTTTCAGAATCATTATACGTTTCCTATATTGGTTAAGGCTTGTGCTGATTTGGGTAGGGTAAAAGAAGGGGAAATGATTCATGCCCATGTAGTGAAATGTGGGTTCGAGTTGGATTTGTATACTAGGAATGTTTTGATTCATATGTATTCGGTGTGCTGCCGGATTCATGATGCAAGGAAGGTGTTTGATTTAAGTTCTGACTCAGATTTGGTGACTTGGAACACTATGATTGATGGGTATGTGAAAAATGGAGAAGTGAATCTTGCGCGTTATGTTTTTGATGTAATGCCTGAAAGGGATGTTATTAGCTGGAATTCCATGTTATCTGGATATGTGGGGATCGGAGATATGGAGGCTGCAAACTTACTGTTTAGGGAGATGCCTTCCAGGGATACTGTTTCTTGGAATTGTTTGCTTGATGGATATGCTAGGACTGGAAATGTAGTAGCTGCCCGAGCTTTCTTTGAGCAGATGGATTATCGGAATGTAGTTTCTTGGACTACTTTAATGGCTCTTTATGTGCGGTTGAAGTACTATACAGAATGCTTGGGATTGTTTGATTTAATGATGCAAGGAAGAGATGTTCAACCAAATGAGGCTATCCTCATGAGTGTTTTGACTGCTTGTGGACATTTAGGGAGACTTGATCGTGGAAAGTGGATACATTCATATATAAGATACAGTGGGAGTATTAATTCTGACATGTTGCTTTCAACTGCCCTATTGACAATGTATGCTAAGTGCAGTGAGATTGATTTGGCGAAGGAGGTATTTGCTGGGATGCCAGAGAAAAGTGTTGTTACGTGGAACTCTATGATCATGGGTTATGGAATCCACGGGCACGGCGAGGAAGCACTTGAAACATTCTTGGAGATGGAAAAAAGTGGAGTGAGGCCAAATGATGCTACATTCATTTGTGTTCTAAGTGCGTGTACTCATTCAGGGATGGTATTAGAGGGCTGGTGGTATTTTAATGTGATGACTAGAGTTTATAGAATAGAACCTAAAGTTGAACACTACGGCTGCATGATTGATCTTCTTGGGCGCACTGGTTTGATGAGAGATTTTGAAGACCTCATCAAGAATATGCCTATGGACTCGGGACCAGCATTATGGGGAGCTTTGCTTTCAGCTTGCAAGACCCACTCAAATATGGAACTTGGTGAGATCATCGCCAAGAGATTAATTGAGAGGGATCCAGAGGATATCGGATCCTATGTGCTTCTATCTAACATATATGCTGCACAAGAGAGATGGGATGATGTGGAGAAGGTAAGAAAAATGATTGTTGTAAACGGAATTAGAAAGGAAGCAGGATCTAGCCTAGTCCAATTTGTAAACTCGGACATGTGGTGTTTTCCAGAAAATGTTTCAGTACACAagagagttatgatgtgttccATGTTGAGTGAGATGGGTGCTCAAATCAAATCTCAGAGTGATCGGTGA
- the LOC129889740 gene encoding expansin-like B1 codes for MAPLQVLSVFVASFIFMQTMGNSQTCPDCFTRSRAGHYPNSEEKGTETGSCGFGTFGATVNGGDVSAASELYRNGLGCGACYQVRCTDSNYCSDKGVTIVVTDQGAGDRTDFILSQRAFARMAQTTDAAASILQLGVVDIEYRRVSCTYPDKNITITIEESSNNPHYLAFVLRYQQGKSDITAVQLCETQNFVCKLLDRTHGAVWTTTSPPRGPLKIRMLLSVDNGDETWVVPVNNIPENWKAGDTYDSGIQVDA; via the exons ATGGCTCCTCTTCAAGTTCTCTCTGTCTTTGTAGCATCTTTTATCTTCATGCAAACCATGGGGAACTCTCAGACATGCCCGGATTGTTTCACTCGTTCTCGTGCAGGCCACTATCCAAATTCAGAAGAAAAAGGAACAGAAA CTGGGAGTTGTGGATTTGGTACTTTTGGAGCAACAGTCAATGGCGGAGATGTCTCAGCAGCATCAGAACTATATCGAAATGGTCTAGGATGTGGTGCATGTTATCAG GTGAGGTGCACCGATAGTAACTACTGTTCTGATAAAGGAGTGACTATAGTCGTAACAGACCAAGGTGCAGGAGATCGCACAGACTTTATTCTAAGTCAGCGAGCCTTTGCTCGCATGGCTCAGACAACAGATGCTGCTGCTTCAATATTGCAACTTGGTGTGGTGGATATTGAGTACAGAAG GGTCTCATGCACCTACCCGGACAAAAATATTACAATCACTATTGAAGAGAGCAGCAACAATCCTCATTACTTGGCTTTTGTGCTAAGGTATCAACAAGGCAAAAGTGATATTACAGCCGTGCAATTATGTGAG ACACAAAATTTTGTATGTAAGCTGTTGGACAGGACACATGGAGCAGTGTGGACTACTACTTCACCTCCAAGGGGACCTCTGAAAATCAGAATGCTATTGAGTGTTGATAATGGAGATGAGACATGGGTTGTTCCTGTCAATAATATACCTGAAAACTGGAAAGCTGGTGACACATACGACTCAGGAATACAAGTTGATGCATAA
- the LOC129889742 gene encoding haloacid dehalogenase-like hydrolase domain-containing protein Sgpp, which translates to MTAPTGENSAESSSSLATFAPLQAVLFDVDGTLCDSDPLHHYAFREMLLEIGYNGGVPVDEEWFIKTIAGKHNDDIASALFPDDQERGLKFCDDKEAMFRRLVKEQLKPIDGLYKVKKWIEDRGLKRAAVTNAPRLNAELMIEILGLKDFFDVVIIGSECEHAKPSPDPYLKALELLKVSKEHTFIFEDSSSGIKAGVAAGMPVVGLATRNPPHMLMEAKPAFLIKDYEDSKLWAALEEIDKKSGATTTTI; encoded by the exons ATGACGGCTCCTACTGGGGAAAATTCGGCAGAAAG TTCTTCATCTCTTGCAACATTTGCTCCCCTTCAAGCAGTTCTATTTGATGTAGACGGAACTTTATGTGATTCAGATCCTCTTCACCATTATGCCTTCCGCGAAATGCTACTAGAG ATAGGTTACAATGGGGGTGTGCCAGTTGATGAGGAGTGGTTTATCAAGACTATTGCTGGGAAACACAACGACGATATTGCTTCTGCCCTTTTCCCTGATGATCAGGAACGAGGTCTTAAATTCTGTGATGACAAGGAAGCTATGTTTAGAAG GTTggtgaaagaacagttgaaaccTATAGATGGTTTGTACAAGGTGAAGAAATGGATTGAAGATCGTGGGCTGAAACGGGCTGCAGTTACCAATGCACCTAGACTAAACGCTGAACTGATgatagaaatacttggcctaaaGGATTTCTTTGATGTGGTCATTATTGGAAGTGAGTGTGAGCACGCAAAACCATCTCCTGACCCTTACTTGAAGGCCCTTGAATTGCTTAAGGTGTCTAAGGAGCACACGTTCATATTTGAG GATTCTTCTTCCGGAATAAAAGCTGGGGTGGCAGCTGGGATGCCTGTTGTTGGCTTGGCAACCCGAAATCCACCTCACATGCTAATGGAAGCAAAACCTGCTTTTCTTATTAAAGATTATGAAGATTCGAAGCTATGGGCAGCTCTAGAGGAAATCGACAAAAAGTCAGGTGCCACAACAACTACAATCTGA
- the LOC129889741 gene encoding phragmoplastin DRP1E-like translates to MEGVIGLVNKIQRACTLLGDYGDDRTLPTLWDALPTIVVLGGQSSGKSSVLESIVGRDFLPRGSGIVTRRPLVLQLYKIEPGQQDYAQFLHTGKKKFLDFAMVRSEIQEETDRVTGKTKQISPLPINLSIYSSNVVNLTLVDLPGLTKVAVEGQPESIVQEIEDMVRSYVEKPNCILLAITPANQDVATSDAIKIAREVDPTGERTIGVLTKLDLMDKGTNALDVLEGRSYRLQHPWVGLVNRSQADINKNVDMVVARCKEREFFATSPEYGHLANRMGSEYLAKLLSKHLESVINARVPAMLSLINTTIDELEAEMSYLGRPVAIDASAQLYAILELCRAFDRIFKEHLEGGRPGGDRIYGVFDYQLPAALTKLPLDRHLTMQNVRKVVSEADGYQPHLIAPEHGYRRLIDGALNYFRGPAEASVDAVHFILKELVKKSIGETQELRRFPTLQAEIASAAIEALERFRNDSKKTVLRMVDMESSYLTVDFFRKLPQDADKGGSPISSTADRYTEGHLRRIGSNISSYVGMVSDTLRNTIPKAVVYCQVREAKRCLLDHFYTQLGKKEGHRLSQLLDEDPVLMERREKCSRRLELYKSARDEIDSTLWVK, encoded by the exons ATGGAAGGCGTTATTGGCCTTGTGAACAAAATACAGAGGGCTTGTACGCTCCTAGGTGATTACGGTGATGATCGAACTTTGCCTACTCTTTGGGATGCTCTTCCTACAATCGTCGTCCTCGGTGGACAG AGTTCCGGGAAGTCTTCGGTGTTGGAGAGCATCGTCGGCCGGGATTTTCTCCCTAGAGGATCAG GGATTGTAACAAGAAGGCCATTGGTTTTGCAACTTTACAAGATTGAGCCAGGACAACAAGACTATGCACAGTTTCTTCACACTGGAAAAAAGAAGTTTCTAGATTTTG CTATGGTAAGATCAGAGATCCAGGAAGAAACTGACAGGGTGACTGGCAAGACAAAACAGATTTCACCTCTTCCTATTAATCTCAGCATCTACTCTTCAAATG TTGTCAATTTGACATTGGTAGATTTACCTGGTTTAACGAAGGTTGCTGTTG AGGGACAGCCTGAGAGTATAGTTCAGGAAATTGAAGATATGGTTCGCTCATATGTTGAGAAG CCAAACTGTATTCTTTTAGCTATTACCCCAGCCAATCAGGATGTTGCAACATCTGATGCTATAAAGATTGCTAGAGAAGTTGACCCAACTG GTGAACGTACAATTGGTGTGTTGACAAAGCTTGATTTGATGGACAAGGGAACAAATGCATTGGAT GTTCTGGAAGGAAGATCTTATCGGTTACAACATCCTTGGGTTGGACTTGTCAATCGTTCACAGGCCGATATTAATAAAAATGTTGATATGGTTGTTGCAAGGTGTAAGGAACGCGAATTTTTTGCTACAAGTCCTGAGTATGGACATTTGGCCAATAGAATGGGTTCAGAGTATCTGGCAAAACTACTCTCAAAA CATCTAGAATCTGTGATCAATGCCCGTGTACCAGCCATGTTGTCTTTGATCAATACAACCATTGATGAGCTTGAAGCAGAAATGAGTTATCTTGGGAGACCTGTTGCTATTGATGCAAGT GCGCAGTTGTATGCCATATTAGAGCTGTGTCGTGCTTTTGATAGGATTTTCAAGGAGCATCTTGAAGGAGG GCGGCCAGGAGGAGATCGCATTTATGGGGTTTTTGACTACCAGCTCCCTGCTGCTTTAACAAAGCTTCCACTGGATCGTCATCTCACGATGCAAAATGTTAGGAAGGTTGTCTCCGAGGCAGATGGCTATCAACCTCATTTAATAGCACCAGAGCATGGTTATAGACGGCTTATCGATGGTGCTCTTAATTATTTCAGGGGTCCTGCTGAAGCCTCAGTGGATGCA GTCCACTTCATCTTGAAAGAGCTGGTGAAGAAGTCAATAGGGGAAACTCAG GAACTAAGACGCTTTCCAACTCTTCAAGCAGAGATAGCTTCCGCTGCAATTGAAGCATTAGAGCGTTTCCGCAACGACAGCAAGAAGACTGTTCTGCGGATGGTGGATATGGAATCCTCATACCTTACTGTTGACTTTTTCCGAAAACTTCCACAAGATGCAGATAAGGGTGGAAGCCCAATTTCTTCAACTGCTGACCGTTACACAGAGGGGCACTTGCGCAGGATAGGCTCAAACATTTCCTCATATGTTGGGATGGTGTCTGATACCTTAAGGAATACAATACCAAAGGCTGTGGTTTATTGTCAAGTTCGGGAAGCTAAGCGTTGTTTACTTGATCATTTCTATACACAACTGGGCAAAAAGGAG GGTCATAGGCTCTCCCAGTTACTAGATGAAGATCCAGTCTTGATGGAGAGGAGGGAGAAATGTTCAAGAAGGCTTGAGCTTTACAAGTCTGCTAGAGACGAAATAGATTCAACATTGTGGGTGAAATGA